The following proteins are co-located in the Malus sylvestris chromosome 13, drMalSylv7.2, whole genome shotgun sequence genome:
- the LOC126597751 gene encoding uncharacterized protein LOC126597751, whose protein sequence is MSSPSDRRFDLNLVEEAAPPSPDNIWRPSFVSPTGPLTVGDSVMKNDMTAAVVARNLLTPKDNRLLSKRSDELAVKDSLALSVQCAGSVSNMAQRLFARTRQVESLAAEVMSLKQEIRGLKHENKQLHRLAHDYATNMKRKLDQMKETDGQVLLDHQRFVGLFQRHLLPSSSGAIPRNEAPNDQPLMPPPSRVLSSTEAPNDPPPVPSLSGALPTAETSPKQPL, encoded by the coding sequence atgtctagcccctccgaccgtcgttttgacttgaaccttgttgaagaggcagccccgccttctccagacaacatatggcgcccatccttcgtctcccctactggtcctcttaccgttggggattccgtgatgaagaatgatatgaccgctgcggtggtggccaggaaccttctcactcccaaagataacagactactttccaaacggtctgatgagttagctgttaaggattcgctggctctcagtgttcagtgtgcaggttctgtgtctaatatggcccaacgcctatttgctcgaacccgccaagttgaatcattggcggctgaagtgatgagtctcaaacaggagattagagggctcaagcatgagaataaacagttgcaccggctcgcacatgactatgctacaaacatgaagaggaagcttgaccagatgaaggaaactgatggtcaggttttacttgatcatcagagatttgtgggtttgttccaaaggcatttattgccttcgtcttctggggctataccgcgtaatgaagctccaaatgatcaacctctgatgcctcctccttctagggttctgtccagtactgaggctccaaatgatccccctccggtgccttctctttctggggctctaccgactgctgagacttctcctaagcaacctttgtga
- the LOC126595396 gene encoding uncharacterized protein LOC126595396 has translation MDFIEGLPSVNGRNAILVVVDRLSKYDHFIPIKHPYTAPQIADVFIHEVFRLHRMPASIVSDHDSIFLSAFWTAFFKNQQTTLCKSSAYHPQSDGQTEVLKEYWSTICAILSWTNQLLGSIGFHGRNGGSSPVHLVDITLRDRDTLLKHLRKNIHITQNRIRQQVDKHHSERTFHVLTRVGPVAYTLDLPPQSRIHPNFHISLLKPKLGSHIVASPTLPLVAADGTFLWFPEMILQHGMFKRSNQAITRWLIKWQGLPEHDATWEDADSIISRFPDFNA, from the exons ATGGACTTCATCGAAGGCCTTCCTTCGGTAAATGGTCGGAATGCTATTTTGGTGGTCGTGGATCGTCTCTCCAAATACGACCACTTCATTCCTATTAAGCATCCCTATACCGCCCCTCAAATTGCAGATGTGTTCATTCATGAGGTATTTCGGTTGCACAGGATGCCGGCATCCATTGTTAGTGACCATGATTCAATTTTCCTAAGTGCATTTTGGACTGCCTTCTTCAAAAACCAACAAACGACACTTTGTAAAAGCTCAGCTTACCATCCACAATCGGATGGACAGACTGAGGTCTTGAAAGAATACTGGAGCACTATCTGCGCAATTTTGTCATGGACAAACCAACTACTTGGCTCCATTGGCTTCCATGGGAGGAATGGTG GTTCCTCGCCGGTCCATCTGGTTGATATCACTCTCAGGGACAGAGACACTCTTCTCAAGCACCTGCGAAAGAATATACACATCACTCAGAATCGAATACGTCAACAAGTAGACAAGCACCACTCGGAGAGAACCTTTCAT GTATTAACCCGCGTTGGCCCAGTTGCTTACACATTGGACCTTCCCCCTCAATCCCGCATTCATCCAAACTTCCACATCTCGCTCCTTAAGCCTAAACTTGGCTCCCATATTGTTGCGTCCCCAACGCTGCCACTCGTCGCGGCAGATGGCACCTTCTTGTGGTTTCCAGAAATGATACTCCAACACGGCATGTTCAAACGGAGCAACCAGGCTATAACTCGTTGGCTAATCAAATGGCAAGGCTTGCCCGAACATGATGCCACGTGGGAAGACGCAGACTCCATCATCAGTCGTTTTCCGGACTTCAACGCCTGA
- the LOC126595397 gene encoding uncharacterized mitochondrial protein AtMg00860-like, with the protein MGKSKASITVADVMEDEMDREFQQHPILTQLQEFQEAMSIMIVCNEDLQQAMADLSVHRLRQDQHQLHLKPSKCLFGQHSITYLGHIISAGGVTVDPSKIAAIAKWPTPFSVQALCGFLGLTGYYCKFVRHFGLIAKPLIDLLKKDNFSWSSTEHMTFTALKVALSSTPVLALPDFTKSFTLECDASNVGIGSVLS; encoded by the exons ATGGGCAAGAGTAAGGCGTCGATCACGGTGGCCGACGTGATGGAGGATGAGATGGACCGTGAATTTCAACAACATCCAATCCTCACTCAGCTTCAGGAGTTTCAAGAGGCCATGTCCATAATGATCGTCTGCAATGAAGACCTCCAACAAGCCATGGCCGATCTCTCTGTCCACCGACTCCGTCAAGATCAA CATCAGCTCCATTTGAAACCGTCGAAGTGCCTCTTTGGACAACACTCTATTACCTATTTAGGCCATATTATATCCGCTGGTGGCGTTACTGTTGACCCTTCCAAGATAGCAGCCATTGCAAAATGGCCAACTCCTTTTAGCGTCCAAGCTCTCTGTGGGTTCTTAGGTCTTACCGGCTACTACTGCAAGTTCGTACGGCATTTTGGACTCATTGCCAAGCCTCTGATAGACTTACTGAAGAAGGATAACTTCTCATGGTCCTCCACAGAACACATGACGTTTACGGCCCTCAAGGTGGCTTTGTCATCTACACCGGTCCTAGCCCTTCCCGACTTCACCAAGTCTTTCACCTTGGAATGCGATGCCTCCAATGTTGGCATTGGTTCAGTGCTGTCATAG